A genomic segment from Pseudomonas sp. M30-35 encodes:
- the ftsL gene encoding cell division protein FtsL, translating into MNLRMVKSFPRGSVLMLMLFIAVLVSSLAVSYCSHWNRQLLNELYSELSVRDKAQAEWGRLILEQSTWTAHNRIETLASEQLNMRIPDAAEVRMVKP; encoded by the coding sequence ATGAACCTGCGCATGGTGAAATCCTTTCCGCGCGGCAGCGTGTTGATGCTGATGCTGTTTATTGCAGTGCTGGTTTCATCCCTGGCTGTATCTTATTGCTCGCATTGGAATCGCCAGCTGCTCAACGAGCTTTATTCCGAGCTGAGCGTGCGTGATAAAGCCCAGGCGGAATGGGGACGCTTGATTCTTGAGCAAAGCACTTGGACTGCGCATAACCGTATCGAAACACTGGCCAGCGAACAGCTGAACATGCGCATCCCAGACGCCGCCGAAGTGCGCATGGTGAAGCCATGA
- the rsmH gene encoding 16S rRNA (cytosine(1402)-N(4))-methyltransferase RsmH, producing MNSDFRHITVLLDEAVEGLAVRADGRYMDGTFGRGGHSRLILESLGPDGQLLGFDKDPLAIATGNALAAEDGRFVVVQRSFAELSAEAAVRDLSGKVSGILLDLGVSSPQLDDATRGFSFLNDGPLDMRMDPSRGVSAAQWIASASEEEIARVFKEYGEERFSKRMARAVVMRRAEQPFERTADLAQVLTVANPAWEKGKNPATRAFQGLRIFINNELGDLHLGLDAALETLEVGGRLVVISFHSLEDRIVKQFMRKHAKGEQDKLPRDLPIIPKAFEPRLKLIGKPVFASEAELKANPRSRSAVMRIAEKLR from the coding sequence ATGAATAGTGATTTCCGCCATATAACCGTGCTACTCGACGAGGCTGTCGAAGGGCTGGCTGTGCGCGCGGATGGTCGCTATATGGACGGCACCTTCGGCAGAGGCGGACACAGTCGGCTCATACTCGAGTCACTAGGCCCTGATGGCCAATTGCTGGGGTTCGATAAAGACCCCCTGGCAATCGCCACAGGGAATGCGCTAGCGGCCGAAGACGGCCGCTTTGTCGTTGTACAGAGAAGTTTTGCGGAACTTTCTGCTGAGGCGGCTGTCCGCGACCTGTCGGGTAAGGTCAGCGGCATTCTTCTGGATCTGGGTGTTTCCTCGCCTCAGCTGGATGACGCCACTCGCGGTTTTAGCTTTCTCAATGACGGTCCGCTGGATATGCGCATGGATCCGTCACGCGGCGTGAGCGCTGCGCAGTGGATTGCCAGTGCCAGCGAGGAAGAAATTGCCCGGGTTTTTAAAGAGTACGGCGAAGAGCGTTTTTCAAAACGCATGGCGCGCGCCGTGGTTATGCGTCGTGCAGAGCAGCCGTTTGAGCGTACCGCTGATCTGGCTCAAGTGCTAACCGTCGCCAATCCTGCCTGGGAAAAGGGTAAAAACCCGGCCACGCGTGCATTCCAAGGCTTGCGCATTTTTATCAACAACGAGCTGGGTGATTTGCACCTGGGGCTTGATGCTGCGCTGGAGACTCTTGAGGTCGGTGGTCGTCTTGTGGTGATCAGCTTCCACTCGCTGGAAGACCGAATTGTTAAGCAGTTCATGCGCAAGCACGCCAAAGGCGAGCAAGACAAATTGCCGCGTGACTTGCCAATCATTCCAAAAGCCTTTGAGCCACGTCTGAAGCTTATAGGTAAGCCGGTTTTCGCATCTGAAGCCGAACTCAAGGCTAATCCGCGCTCGCGTAGCGCTGTCATGCGTATCGCGGAGAAGCTGCGATGA
- the mraZ gene encoding division/cell wall cluster transcriptional repressor MraZ, whose translation MFRGANTISLDAKGRLAMPSRYRDELVSRCAGQLIITIDAIDPCLCVYPLPEWELIEAKLRELASFREENRRLQRLLIGNAVDLELDASGRFLVPPRLREYAKLDKRAMLVGQLNKFQLWDEDSWNAVADADLAAIKQPGALSDDLRDLIL comes from the coding sequence GTGTTTCGCGGAGCCAACACCATAAGTCTCGACGCAAAAGGTCGACTCGCGATGCCTAGCAGGTATCGGGACGAGCTCGTGTCGCGCTGTGCTGGCCAGTTAATCATCACGATTGATGCGATTGACCCTTGTTTGTGTGTGTATCCACTGCCTGAGTGGGAGCTGATTGAAGCCAAGCTTCGTGAGCTGGCCTCCTTTCGTGAAGAAAACCGTCGTTTGCAGCGCTTGTTGATCGGTAACGCGGTTGACCTGGAGCTTGATGCCAGTGGTCGTTTCTTGGTGCCGCCACGCTTGCGCGAATACGCCAAGCTGGACAAGCGCGCCATGTTGGTCGGCCAACTCAATAAATTTCAATTGTGGGATGAAGATTCCTGGAATGCAGTGGCAGATGCCGATTTGGCTGCCATCAAGCAACCGGGTGCTTTGTCTGACGATCTACGTGACCTGATCCTGTGA
- the rsmI gene encoding 16S rRNA (cytidine(1402)-2'-O)-methyltransferase, producing MRVLVINEACAVTSTDALSSGLGTLYVVATPIGNLEDISARALKVLSDVALIAAEDTRHSARLMQHFGLTTPLAACHEHNERDHGGKFLQRLQAGEDVALISDAGTPLISDPGYHLVRQARAAGVAVVPVPGACALIAALSAAGLPSDRFIFEGFLPAKSVGRRSRLEQVKEESRTLIFYEAPHRIAECLEDMRSIFGDERPALLARELTKTFETLKGLPLAELSAWVAADSNQQRGECVVLVAGWQAPEGDAAVSAEAVRVLDLLLKEMPLKRAAALAAEITGVRKNLLYQLALERQAEE from the coding sequence ATGCGCGTTTTAGTGATAAATGAGGCGTGTGCAGTGACTTCTACAGATGCGTTGAGTTCAGGTTTGGGCACGCTTTATGTGGTCGCAACGCCCATTGGTAACCTTGAAGATATAAGTGCTCGTGCGTTGAAGGTGCTCAGTGATGTAGCGCTTATCGCCGCTGAGGATACCCGGCATTCGGCGCGCTTGATGCAACACTTTGGTCTGACTACGCCGTTGGCGGCGTGTCATGAGCATAATGAGCGTGATCATGGCGGTAAGTTTTTGCAGCGTCTGCAGGCGGGTGAAGATGTCGCGTTGATTTCCGATGCGGGCACGCCATTGATTTCCGATCCGGGTTATCACCTCGTTCGCCAAGCGCGTGCTGCGGGTGTCGCGGTGGTGCCGGTGCCGGGTGCCTGTGCGTTAATTGCCGCGCTATCGGCTGCTGGCTTGCCTTCGGATCGCTTTATATTTGAGGGGTTCTTACCTGCTAAGTCGGTGGGCCGCCGCTCGCGCCTTGAGCAGGTTAAAGAGGAATCGCGCACGTTGATCTTTTATGAGGCGCCGCACCGGATTGCCGAGTGTCTCGAAGATATGCGTTCAATCTTTGGCGATGAGCGTCCGGCGTTGCTGGCCCGTGAATTGACCAAAACCTTTGAAACGCTCAAAGGCTTGCCCTTGGCCGAGTTGAGCGCTTGGGTGGCGGCGGATTCCAATCAGCAACGCGGCGAATGTGTTGTGTTGGTTGCTGGCTGGCAGGCGCCTGAAGGGGATGCTGCGGTCAGTGCTGAGGCGGTGCGGGTGCTCGACTTGCTATTAAAAGAAATGCCATTGAAGCGAGCGGCGGCCTTGGCGGCTGAAATTACCGGTGTGCGCAAGAACTTGCTTTATCAACTGGCGCTGGAGCGCCAAGCTGAAGAGTAA
- a CDS encoding penicillin-binding protein activator has product MIARLRPLLLLCLVGLLAACASSSNSVGELPRTPQASIEQLLQQAGDAQTEEANLLRLSAADQSYKQKDFGRASTILEQVQLETLKPAQQIFASTLTAELALARKNPKAALQALSHPSFERLGELPVEQQIRSQLTRAMALEQDGQLLAAARERIYIAPLLSDATAASNHEAIWLLVSRLPADQLQATGDADLTGWLALASASKSAATLEQQQAAIDNWVATHPAHPAAAQLPKPLQDLKQLSSKPIGQIALLLPQEGKLSSVGRALRDGFMAAYYQAQQAGETLPDVQVYDSSRISSMDSFYQQAQSAGVQLVVGPLEKQLVTQLSSREQLPITTLALNYSQSNQEAPAQLFQFGLAAEDEARESARRAWSDGMRRAIALAPSGDWGNRVLAAFRESWEAQGGELLAAQSIAQPVELAQQVGKLLQLRQSEARSKNIEEKLGTEVASEPSRRQDVDFMFLAATPQQAQQIKPTLVFQYAGDMPVYATSTLNSGVYNQAQYLDMEGIQFCETPWMLNTDDPTRQLVVSQWPQAGGSLGRLYAMGADAFTLAPRLEQLKALPSTRIDGLTGSLSLGPDQRIERQLPWAQFTGGQIQRLPDTPLD; this is encoded by the coding sequence ATGATCGCCCGCCTGCGCCCGCTTCTCCTCCTTTGCTTAGTCGGCTTGCTTGCCGCCTGTGCCAGCTCATCAAACTCTGTCGGTGAACTACCGCGCACACCTCAAGCCAGCATCGAGCAATTGCTCCAGCAGGCAGGTGATGCACAAACCGAGGAAGCCAATTTATTGCGCTTGTCGGCAGCTGACCAATCCTACAAACAAAAGGACTTTGGCCGCGCCAGCACTATCCTTGAACAAGTTCAGCTTGAAACACTCAAGCCTGCTCAGCAGATATTCGCCAGCACCCTCACGGCGGAATTGGCTTTAGCCAGGAAGAATCCAAAGGCCGCCCTTCAAGCCCTTAGCCACCCGAGCTTCGAGCGTTTGGGTGAGCTCCCGGTTGAGCAACAGATCCGCAGCCAACTGACCCGCGCCATGGCACTTGAACAAGACGGCCAACTGCTTGCAGCAGCCCGCGAACGTATCTATATTGCGCCACTGCTTAGCGATGCGACTGCAGCAAGCAACCACGAAGCGATCTGGCTATTGGTTTCACGCCTGCCAGCGGATCAACTGCAAGCAACCGGTGATGCTGACTTAACCGGCTGGCTGGCACTGGCCAGCGCGTCGAAAAGCGCGGCGACTCTGGAACAGCAGCAAGCCGCAATTGATAACTGGGTCGCCACTCACCCAGCTCATCCAGCAGCAGCGCAATTACCCAAGCCCCTGCAAGACCTGAAACAACTGTCGAGCAAGCCTATCGGTCAAATCGCCCTGCTTTTGCCGCAGGAAGGCAAGCTGTCCAGCGTGGGCCGCGCCTTACGCGACGGCTTCATGGCCGCGTACTATCAAGCCCAGCAAGCGGGTGAAACCCTGCCGGACGTACAGGTTTATGACAGCTCGCGCATCAGCTCCATGGACAGTTTCTACCAACAGGCGCAAAGCGCCGGCGTACAGCTGGTTGTTGGCCCACTGGAAAAACAACTGGTGACCCAACTCAGCAGCCGCGAACAACTGCCCATCACCACGCTGGCCCTGAACTACAGCCAAAGTAACCAGGAAGCCCCTGCTCAACTCTTCCAATTCGGCCTAGCCGCAGAAGATGAAGCGCGCGAATCAGCACGCCGCGCCTGGTCTGACGGCATGCGTCGCGCCATCGCATTAGCGCCAAGCGGCGACTGGGGCAACCGTGTTCTGGCGGCATTCCGTGAAAGCTGGGAAGCCCAAGGCGGTGAGCTACTGGCCGCACAGAGCATCGCCCAACCGGTCGAGCTAGCCCAACAAGTCGGCAAGCTCCTGCAACTGCGCCAAAGTGAAGCTCGTAGCAAAAACATCGAAGAAAAACTTGGCACCGAAGTCGCCTCTGAACCTTCGCGTCGCCAGGACGTTGACTTCATGTTCCTTGCTGCCACACCACAACAGGCCCAGCAGATCAAACCAACGCTGGTATTCCAGTACGCAGGCGATATGCCGGTTTACGCCACCTCGACCCTCAATAGCGGCGTGTATAACCAAGCCCAATATTTGGATATGGAAGGCATTCAGTTTTGCGAAACCCCTTGGATGCTCAATACTGATGACCCAACTCGCCAGCTCGTGGTCAGCCAGTGGCCGCAAGCCGGCGGCAGCCTTGGCCGCCTCTATGCAATGGGTGCAGACGCCTTCACTCTCGCGCCGCGCCTGGAGCAGCTAAAAGCGCTGCCAAGCACACGCATTGACGGCTTGACCGGCAGCCTCAGCCTTGGCCCCGACCAGCGAATTGAACGCCAATTACCCTGGGCACAATTCACTGGCGGCCAGATACAGCGCTTGCCTGACACCCCACTTGATTGA
- a CDS encoding YraN family protein codes for MIDRTSSQSSGNAAEAIARQHLEKNGLRLIAKNWRCRLGELDLVMLDIDTVVFVEVRYRRHKAWGGAAESVDTRKRNKLTQAAMSFLQQESRWNQHPCRFDVVAISADSKDKLQLNWIKNAFDT; via the coding sequence TTGATTGATCGCACCAGCAGCCAAAGCAGCGGCAACGCTGCTGAGGCCATCGCGCGTCAACACCTTGAAAAAAACGGCCTGCGCCTCATCGCAAAAAACTGGAGATGTAGGCTCGGCGAGCTTGATCTGGTCATGCTCGACATCGATACAGTAGTATTTGTCGAAGTTCGCTACCGCCGCCACAAGGCCTGGGGCGGTGCAGCAGAAAGCGTCGACACCCGCAAACGCAACAAGCTCACGCAAGCGGCCATGTCTTTTCTGCAGCAAGAATCACGCTGGAACCAACACCCCTGCCGCTTTGACGTCGTCGCCATAAGCGCAGACAGCAAAGACAAGTTGCAATTGAATTGGATTAAAAACGCGTTTGATACGTGA
- a CDS encoding phosphoheptose isomerase: protein MDMQARIHQLFQASIDTKQQAMEVLAPLIEQGSMAMVNALLNEGKILSCGNGGSAGDAQHFSSELLNRFERERPSLPAIALTTDSSTITSIANDYSYNEIFSKQIRALGQPGDVLLAISTSGNSANVIQAIQAAHDREMTVVALTGRDGGNMASLLLPEDVEIRVPAQSTARIQEVHLLTIHCLCDLIDSLLFGSEE, encoded by the coding sequence ATGGACATGCAAGCCCGTATTCACCAGTTATTCCAAGCCAGCATTGACACTAAACAGCAGGCAATGGAAGTCCTTGCGCCACTTATCGAGCAAGGCAGCATGGCGATGGTTAACGCTCTGCTGAACGAGGGCAAAATCCTCTCATGCGGCAATGGCGGATCAGCTGGCGATGCCCAGCACTTCTCCTCCGAGCTACTCAACCGCTTTGAACGAGAGCGGCCGAGCCTGCCAGCCATTGCATTGACCACCGATAGTTCGACCATCACCTCGATTGCCAATGATTACAGCTACAACGAGATATTCTCCAAACAAATACGCGCGCTAGGCCAGCCTGGTGACGTGCTCTTGGCAATCTCCACCAGCGGCAACTCGGCCAACGTTATCCAGGCCATCCAGGCTGCGCATGACCGTGAAATGACGGTAGTAGCGCTCACGGGTCGCGACGGTGGCAACATGGCCTCACTGTTACTGCCAGAGGACGTAGAAATCCGCGTCCCGGCACAATCCACCGCACGCATACAGGAAGTCCACCTTCTGACCATCCACTGCTTGTGCGACCTTATCGACAGCCTACTATTTGGGAGTGAAGAATGA
- a CDS encoding BON domain-containing protein translates to MIRSPLTIAALALTLLVSGCSNRSIGNSIDDKLLDPDVRSAVQKANPDLTSPTSHIVVSSYNGIVLLAGQTPREELKQTAEKAANSVQGVKKVYNELQILPPTSLIARSNDSLLTAQIKTEMLANSNVPSTNIKVITENGIVYLLGLVTRQEAQSATQVVQGVSGVQKVIKLFQYIN, encoded by the coding sequence ATGATCCGTTCACCACTGACTATTGCAGCATTGGCGCTTACCCTTTTGGTTAGCGGCTGCAGCAACCGCAGCATCGGCAACTCAATTGACGACAAACTGCTCGACCCTGACGTGCGTAGCGCAGTACAGAAAGCCAACCCCGACCTGACCAGCCCGACTTCGCATATCGTTGTCAGCAGCTACAACGGCATCGTCCTTTTGGCCGGACAGACCCCACGCGAAGAACTCAAGCAAACTGCCGAAAAAGCAGCCAACAGCGTTCAAGGCGTGAAAAAGGTTTATAACGAACTGCAAATCCTGCCGCCGACTTCGCTGATCGCACGCAGTAACGATTCGTTGCTAACCGCACAAATCAAGACTGAAATGCTCGCCAACAGCAACGTACCAAGCACCAACATCAAGGTGATCACCGAGAACGGTATTGTTTACCTGCTCGGCCTGGTAACGCGCCAGGAAGCCCAGAGCGCCACGCAAGTGGTACAGGGCGTGTCAGGTGTACAGAAAGTCATCAAGCTGTTCCAGTACATCAACTAG
- a CDS encoding ClpXP protease specificity-enhancing factor, giving the protein MNSSRPYLVRALYEWIVDNDCTPHLLVNAEYPGVQVPSGFASDGQIVLNVSPSAVRHLHMDNEAVSFEGRFGGVAHTLYVPGPSILAVYARENGQGMVFDLETPAVDEEVADGPDDQGPPETDPPRPSGRPSLKVVK; this is encoded by the coding sequence ATGAACTCGAGTCGTCCCTATCTGGTTCGTGCTCTGTATGAGTGGATCGTTGATAACGATTGCACTCCCCACTTGTTGGTGAATGCTGAGTACCCGGGCGTGCAAGTACCGTCCGGTTTCGCCAGCGATGGGCAGATTGTGCTCAATGTGTCGCCTAGTGCAGTTCGTCACTTGCATATGGATAACGAGGCGGTGAGTTTTGAGGGGCGCTTTGGTGGTGTAGCGCATACGCTATACGTACCTGGACCGTCGATTCTTGCTGTATACGCCCGGGAAAACGGTCAGGGTATGGTCTTTGATTTGGAGACGCCGGCAGTTGATGAAGAAGTTGCTGACGGTCCTGACGATCAGGGGCCGCCTGAGACTGATCCGCCGCGTCCAAGTGGCAGGCCAAGCCTGAAGGTTGTGAAATAG
- a CDS encoding glutathione S-transferase N-terminal domain-containing protein, which yields MGVTNRLACYSDPADHYSHRVRIVLAEKGVSAEIITVEPGRYPPKLLEVNPYASLPTLVDRDLALYESTVVMEYLDERYPHPPLLPVYPVARANSRLLIHRIQRDWCALVDLILDPRSKEPARVQARKELRESLTGVSPLFVDKPYFLSEELSLVDCCLLPILWRLPVLGIELQKPAKPLLEYMERQFAREAFQASLSTVERDMR from the coding sequence ATGGGCGTGACCAATCGGTTGGCCTGTTACTCCGACCCCGCCGACCACTATTCCCACCGCGTACGTATTGTGCTCGCCGAGAAGGGTGTCAGCGCCGAGATCATCACTGTCGAGCCGGGTCGTTACCCGCCAAAGCTGCTTGAGGTAAATCCTTACGCTAGCTTGCCGACGCTGGTTGATCGTGATTTGGCGTTGTATGAGTCGACAGTGGTAATGGAATACTTGGATGAGCGTTACCCGCACCCACCGCTTTTGCCGGTCTACCCGGTGGCTCGTGCAAACAGTCGTTTGTTGATTCATCGCATCCAGCGTGACTGGTGTGCGTTGGTTGACCTGATTCTTGATCCGCGTAGTAAAGAGCCGGCCCGCGTGCAAGCGCGCAAGGAACTGCGTGAGAGTCTGACGGGTGTGTCTCCGTTGTTTGTCGACAAGCCTTACTTTCTCAGTGAAGAGCTGAGCTTGGTAGACTGTTGCTTGTTGCCAATTCTATGGCGTCTGCCGGTGTTGGGTATTGAGTTGCAAAAACCTGCTAAACCGCTGCTCGAGTATATGGAGCGGCAGTTCGCCCGTGAGGCCTTCCAGGCCAGTTTGTCCACGGTTGAACGTGATATGCGTTAA
- a CDS encoding cytochrome c1 encodes MKKLFAAMIVAVMPVFAFASAGGALPHTVDIDLTDKAAMQDGARTFANYCMGCHGAKFQRYERVADDLGIPHEIMLENMVFTGAKVGDHMQSSMRPDDAKDWFGAAPPDLTLVARVRGNDWLYSYLLSFYEDPSRPLGANNTVFHNVGMPNVLVGLQGRQYMGCKQVQIVEDGKKQYDPLTGTPITHKACDQLVVEPKTGSLSEEEFDEKIKNLVTFLAYSANPVKLESQRIGTYVLLYLAFFFVFAYLLKREYWKDVH; translated from the coding sequence ATGAAAAAACTATTTGCTGCAATGATCGTGGCGGTTATGCCGGTATTCGCTTTCGCCAGTGCTGGAGGTGCTCTCCCGCACACGGTCGATATCGACCTGACTGACAAAGCCGCTATGCAAGACGGTGCGCGTACCTTTGCTAACTATTGCATGGGTTGCCACGGAGCTAAGTTCCAGCGTTATGAGCGGGTTGCCGATGACCTCGGTATCCCGCATGAAATCATGCTCGAAAACATGGTGTTCACCGGCGCTAAAGTCGGTGACCACATGCAGAGCAGCATGCGCCCTGACGATGCCAAAGACTGGTTCGGTGCTGCGCCGCCGGATCTGACTCTGGTTGCGCGTGTGCGTGGCAATGATTGGTTGTACAGCTACCTGCTTAGCTTCTACGAAGATCCATCCCGTCCATTGGGTGCGAACAACACCGTATTCCATAACGTTGGTATGCCTAACGTCTTGGTTGGCTTGCAGGGTCGTCAATACATGGGCTGCAAGCAGGTCCAGATTGTTGAGGATGGCAAGAAGCAATACGATCCGTTGACCGGTACTCCGATTACCCATAAAGCTTGTGATCAACTGGTGGTTGAGCCAAAAACAGGTTCGCTGTCAGAAGAAGAGTTTGATGAGAAGATCAAGAACCTGGTGACCTTCCTTGCTTACTCGGCTAACCCGGTAAAATTGGAAAGTCAGCGTATCGGTACCTACGTTCTGCTGTATCTTGCTTTCTTCTTTGTATTTGCTTACTTGTTGAAGCGTGAATACTGGAAGGACGTGCATTAA
- a CDS encoding cytochrome bc complex cytochrome b subunit — MSKFMEWVDARFPATKMWEDHLSKYYAPKNFNFFYFFGSLALLVLVNQILTGIWLTMSYTPSAEEAFASVEYIMRDVDYGWILRLMHSTGASAFFVVVYMHMFRGLLYGSYQKPRELVWVFGMLIYLALMAEAFMGYLLPWGQMSYWGAQVIISLFGAIPVIGDDLTQWIRGDYLISGITLNRFFALHVVALPIVILGLVVLHILALHEVGSNNPDGVDIKKKKDENGVPLDGIPFHPYYTVKDIVGVVVFLFVFCAIIFFFPEMGGYFLEKPNFEAANAFKTPEHIAPVWYFTPFYAILRAVPDKLLGVVAMGAAIAVLFVLPWLDRSPVKSMRYKGWLSKVWLLVFCVSFVILGVLGVLAPNPTRTLISQICTFLYFAYFILMPFYTRMEKTKPVPERVTG; from the coding sequence ATGAGCAAATTCATGGAATGGGTTGACGCCCGTTTTCCCGCCACAAAAATGTGGGAAGACCACCTCAGCAAGTACTACGCACCAAAGAACTTCAACTTCTTTTACTTTTTTGGATCGCTGGCTCTGTTGGTTCTGGTAAACCAGATACTAACGGGTATCTGGCTGACCATGAGCTACACGCCGTCGGCTGAAGAGGCGTTTGCTTCTGTTGAATACATCATGCGTGATGTCGACTATGGTTGGATCCTGCGTCTGATGCACTCTACCGGTGCTTCGGCGTTCTTCGTCGTGGTCTACATGCACATGTTCCGCGGCCTGCTGTACGGCTCATATCAGAAGCCTCGTGAGCTGGTTTGGGTCTTCGGTATGCTGATTTATCTGGCGCTGATGGCTGAAGCCTTCATGGGGTATCTGTTGCCATGGGGGCAGATGTCTTACTGGGGTGCTCAGGTAATTATCTCGCTGTTCGGTGCGATCCCGGTTATCGGTGACGACCTGACTCAGTGGATTCGCGGTGACTATCTGATCTCCGGGATTACCCTCAACCGCTTCTTTGCCTTGCATGTTGTGGCCCTGCCGATTGTGATTCTCGGTCTGGTTGTGCTGCATATCCTGGCGTTGCATGAAGTCGGTTCGAACAACCCGGATGGCGTTGACATCAAGAAAAAGAAAGATGAAAACGGCGTTCCGCTTGATGGTATCCCGTTCCATCCGTACTACACCGTGAAAGACATCGTCGGTGTCGTGGTGTTCCTGTTCGTCTTCTGCGCGATTATCTTCTTCTTCCCTGAAATGGGTGGCTACTTCCTTGAGAAGCCAAACTTCGAAGCGGCTAACGCATTCAAGACCCCAGAACACATTGCTCCGGTTTGGTACTTCACGCCGTTCTACGCAATTCTTCGCGCCGTTCCTGACAAGCTCTTGGGTGTAGTCGCCATGGGCGCAGCTATCGCTGTGTTGTTCGTGTTGCCTTGGCTGGACCGTAGTCCTGTTAAGTCGATGCGTTACAAAGGTTGGTTGAGTAAGGTCTGGTTGCTGGTGTTCTGCGTCTCGTTCGTCATCCTTGGTGTATTGGGGGTGTTGGCGCCGAACCCAACGCGTACGCTGATCTCGCAGATTTGTACCTTCCTGTATTTCGCGTACTTCATTCTGATGCCGTTCTACACCAGGATGGAAAAAACCAAACCGGTTCCGGAAAGGGTGACTGGCTGA
- the petA gene encoding ubiquinol-cytochrome c reductase iron-sulfur subunit, whose amino-acid sequence MSNDGVNAGRRRFLVAATSVVGAAGAVGAAVPFVGSWFPSAKAKAAGAPVKVNVGKVEPGQQMIAEWRGQPVFIVRRTEEILGNLTKLNDRVADPESKASAQPEYVDPVTRSIKPEILILVGICTHLGCSPTFRPEVAPADLGPDWLGGYFCPCHGSHYDLAGRVYKSQPAPLNLPVPPYSYESDDIVIVGVDQEKA is encoded by the coding sequence ATGAGCAATGACGGCGTGAATGCAGGCCGGCGTCGCTTCCTCGTAGCGGCCACCTCTGTGGTGGGCGCTGCAGGAGCGGTGGGTGCCGCGGTCCCGTTCGTGGGGTCATGGTTCCCGAGCGCTAAGGCCAAAGCTGCCGGTGCACCTGTGAAGGTGAACGTTGGCAAGGTCGAGCCGGGACAGCAGATGATTGCTGAGTGGCGGGGGCAGCCGGTATTTATCGTGCGCCGTACTGAGGAGATTCTCGGTAACCTGACCAAACTCAATGACCGCGTGGCAGACCCAGAGTCGAAAGCCTCTGCGCAGCCAGAATATGTGGACCCGGTAACGCGTTCGATCAAGCCAGAAATACTTATCCTTGTAGGTATTTGCACGCACTTGGGTTGCTCGCCGACTTTCCGTCCAGAAGTTGCTCCTGCAGATTTGGGTCCAGACTGGCTAGGTGGTTATTTCTGCCCTTGCCATGGCTCGCACTACGACTTGGCAGGCCGCGTATACAAATCGCAGCCTGCTCCGTTGAATCTGCCAGTGCCGCCATATTCGTATGAGTCGGATGACATCGTTATCGTCGGTGTGGATCAGGAGAAAGCTTGA
- the rpsI gene encoding 30S ribosomal protein S9 — MSATQNYGTGRRKTATARVFLRPGNGSISINNRTLDTFFGRETARMVVRQPLELTELSEKFDIFVTVVGGGVSGQAGAIRHGITRALMDYDETLRPALRKAGFVTRDAREVERKKVGLRKARKRPQYSKR; from the coding sequence ATGTCGGCGACTCAAAATTACGGCACTGGCCGTCGCAAAACTGCAACCGCACGCGTTTTCCTGCGTCCGGGTAATGGCAGTATCTCTATCAATAATCGCACTCTTGATACGTTCTTCGGTCGCGAAACTGCCCGCATGGTAGTTCGTCAGCCGCTGGAACTGACCGAGCTGAGCGAAAAGTTTGACATCTTCGTTACCGTTGTTGGCGGTGGTGTAAGTGGTCAAGCTGGCGCAATCCGCCACGGTATCACTCGTGCGTTGATGGATTATGACGAAACTCTGCGTCCAGCTCTGCGTAAAGCAGGCTTCGTGACTCGTGATGCTCGTGAAGTTGAACGTAAGAAGGTTGGTCTGCGTAAAGCGCGTAAGCGTCCGCAGTACTCGAAGCGTTAA
- the rplM gene encoding 50S ribosomal protein L13 — MKTFTAKPETVKRDWFVVDAAGQTLGRLATEIATRLRGKHKPEYTPHVDTGDYIVVINAEQVRVTGAKTTDKMYYSHSGFPGGIKSINFEKLIAKAPERVIETAVKGMLPKNPLGRDMYRKLKVYAGAAHPHTAQQPQELKI; from the coding sequence ATGAAAACTTTTACTGCTAAACCAGAAACAGTTAAGCGCGACTGGTTTGTCGTCGACGCTGCTGGTCAGACCCTGGGTCGTCTGGCTACCGAAATCGCTACTCGTCTGCGTGGCAAGCACAAACCTGAGTACACTCCGCACGTTGATACTGGCGACTACATCGTCGTAATCAATGCTGAGCAGGTACGTGTTACCGGTGCCAAGACTACCGATAAAATGTATTACTCTCACTCCGGTTTCCCGGGTGGCATCAAGTCGATCAACTTCGAAAAGTTGATCGCCAAGGCGCCAGAACGCGTGATCGAGACTGCGGTTAAAGGCATGCTGCCGAAAAACCCGTTGGGTCGCGACATGTACCGTAAGCTGAAAGTCTATGCGGGCGCTGCTCACCCTCATACTGCTCAGCAGCCCCAAGAACTGAAGATTTAA